In one window of Chryseobacterium phocaeense DNA:
- a CDS encoding sodium-translocating pyrophosphatase gives MDLFVLVPIFGVIALLYTFLQSNWVSKQNAGNEKMKTISGHIADGAMAFLKAEYKILTYFVIVVAILLAVMGSSNSNSHWSIGVAFAVGAVFSALAGFIGMKIATKANVRTAEAAKTSLSKALKVSFTGGSVMGMGVAGLAVLGLGALFLIIKQIFAPDATVDSHEMERTIEILTGFSLGAESIALFARVGGGIYTKAADVGADLVGKVEAGIPEDDPRNPATIADNVGDNVGDVAGMGADLFGSYVATVLATMVLGRETMSVDSFGGFAPILLPMLIAGTGIIFSMIGTLFVRINDNEGSSTSSVQNALNLGNWGSIVITAISSYFLVTYLLPEKMTLRGHEFTKMGVFGAIMVGLVVGTLMSIITEYYTAMGKRPVSSIVRQSSTGHATNIIGGLSVGMESTLLPIIVLAGGIYGSYLCAGLYGVAIAAAGMMATTAMQLAIDAFGPIADNAGGIAEMSELPKEVREKTDILDAVGNTTAATGKGFAIASAALTALALFAAFVGIAGIDGIDIYRADVLAGLFVGGMIPFIFSSLAITAVGQAAMAMVEEVRRQFREIPGILEGKAQPEYEKCVAISTDASIRKMMLPGAIAIISPLLVGFIFGPEVLGGFLAGATVSGVLMGMFQNNAGGAWDNAKKSFEKGVDINGQTYYKGSEPHKASVTGDTVGDPFKDTSGPSMNILIKLMSIVSLVIAPTLAVLHKDKIDANRKAKLENLTRVAGVGMHTTGTDIKTTLVSSTEIKGHLNESGDFVYETGNIQEIKLDGGKIITLGEGSRLFQLYNSIKQKDQTIIDPNKWYTLENLYFETGSSDLKAGSETQLNNLAEILNAYPALKVKLGGYTDNTGNEESNVKLSNLRAQTAKLKLLELGISSDRVEAEGYGSQHPVCEANDTDECKAKNRRIDVRVLAL, from the coding sequence ATGGATCTATTTGTGTTAGTACCCATTTTCGGGGTTATTGCCTTGCTTTACACATTTCTTCAAAGTAACTGGGTAAGTAAGCAGAATGCCGGGAATGAAAAAATGAAAACAATCAGCGGACACATCGCTGACGGTGCAATGGCTTTTCTAAAGGCCGAGTACAAGATTTTAACCTATTTTGTTATTGTAGTAGCCATATTGCTGGCTGTAATGGGCTCCAGCAACTCCAATTCTCACTGGAGCATCGGAGTAGCTTTTGCAGTGGGCGCAGTATTTTCTGCACTGGCAGGATTTATCGGAATGAAAATCGCTACCAAAGCGAATGTAAGAACCGCAGAAGCTGCAAAAACCTCACTGTCCAAAGCCCTGAAGGTTTCCTTTACCGGAGGATCCGTAATGGGAATGGGGGTAGCCGGATTGGCTGTTCTTGGTTTAGGTGCGCTTTTTCTGATTATTAAACAGATTTTTGCCCCTGATGCCACAGTAGATTCCCATGAGATGGAAAGAACCATTGAAATTCTTACAGGGTTTTCACTCGGAGCGGAATCTATTGCTCTTTTTGCAAGAGTAGGTGGGGGTATTTACACCAAAGCTGCGGATGTAGGCGCTGACCTTGTAGGAAAGGTAGAAGCAGGAATTCCAGAGGATGATCCCAGAAACCCCGCAACGATTGCTGATAACGTGGGAGATAATGTAGGGGATGTAGCAGGAATGGGCGCCGACCTTTTCGGGTCTTATGTGGCAACTGTACTCGCAACAATGGTTTTAGGACGGGAAACTATGTCTGTTGATTCTTTCGGAGGTTTTGCACCTATCCTTTTGCCGATGCTTATTGCCGGAACAGGAATTATTTTCTCAATGATCGGAACTTTATTCGTAAGAATCAATGACAATGAGGGCTCATCCACTTCCAGTGTACAGAATGCCCTGAACTTGGGGAACTGGGGAAGTATTGTGATCACAGCCATATCTTCTTATTTCCTGGTGACTTATCTTCTTCCTGAAAAAATGACGCTCAGAGGTCATGAATTTACCAAGATGGGGGTTTTCGGAGCGATCATGGTTGGACTTGTCGTGGGTACTTTAATGAGTATTATCACGGAATATTATACCGCAATGGGTAAAAGACCGGTTTCAAGTATTGTGAGACAGTCTTCTACAGGACATGCCACCAATATCATCGGTGGGCTTTCCGTAGGTATGGAATCTACACTGCTTCCTATTATTGTATTGGCAGGCGGTATCTATGGATCTTATTTATGTGCGGGACTTTACGGGGTAGCTATTGCTGCAGCCGGAATGATGGCAACTACTGCCATGCAGCTTGCTATTGATGCTTTCGGGCCTATTGCAGACAACGCGGGAGGGATTGCAGAGATGAGCGAATTACCAAAAGAAGTCCGTGAAAAAACAGACATTCTGGATGCCGTAGGAAACACTACCGCAGCTACCGGAAAAGGTTTTGCGATCGCCTCTGCAGCATTGACTGCACTGGCTTTATTTGCCGCTTTCGTAGGAATTGCCGGGATTGATGGAATTGATATTTACAGGGCCGATGTTCTGGCAGGATTATTCGTGGGAGGAATGATTCCGTTTATCTTCTCTTCACTTGCTATTACAGCCGTAGGACAGGCAGCCATGGCTATGGTGGAAGAGGTAAGAAGACAGTTCCGTGAAATTCCCGGAATCCTTGAAGGAAAAGCACAGCCTGAATACGAAAAATGTGTGGCCATCTCTACAGACGCCTCCATCAGAAAAATGATGCTTCCGGGAGCCATTGCTATCATTTCCCCATTATTGGTTGGATTTATCTTCGGGCCTGAAGTGTTGGGAGGATTCCTGGCAGGTGCCACGGTAAGTGGTGTTCTGATGGGGATGTTCCAGAATAATGCCGGTGGTGCATGGGATAATGCTAAAAAATCATTTGAAAAAGGAGTAGACATCAATGGTCAGACTTATTATAAAGGTTCAGAGCCGCATAAGGCCTCAGTAACCGGTGATACCGTAGGAGATCCGTTTAAAGATACCTCAGGTCCTTCTATGAACATCCTGATTAAGCTGATGTCCATTGTTTCATTGGTTATTGCGCCTACATTGGCAGTATTGCATAAAGATAAAATTGATGCGAACAGAAAAGCCAAGCTGGAGAATCTTACCCGGGTGGCAGGTGTTGGCATGCATACTACAGGAACAGATATTAAGACAACTCTGGTTTCTTCCACAGAAATTAAAGGACACCTTAATGAAAGTGGTGATTTCGTTTATGAAACAGGAAATATTCAGGAAATAAAACTGGATGGTGGAAAAATAATCACCTTAGGAGAAGGAAGCCGTTTGTTCCAGCTGTATAATTCCATAAAACAGAAAGATCAGACCATTATAGATCCTAATAAGTGGTATACTCTGGAAAACCTTTATTTTGAAACGGGATCAAGTGATTTAAAAGCAGGTTCTGAGACACAGCTGAATAACCTTGCTGAAATCCTGAATGCATATCCTGCTTTAAAAGTAAAATTAGGAGGCTATACAGACAATACCGGAAATGAAGAAAGTAATGTGAAGCTTTCCAATCTGAGAGCTCAGACGGCAAAGCTTAAACTTCTGGAACTTGGAATTTCTTCAGACAGGGTAGAGGCTGAAGGCTACGGCTCCCAGCACCCGGTTTGTGAAGCAAATGATACTGATGAATGTAAAGCTAAAAACAGAAGAATAGATGTAAGGGTTCTTGCTCTTTAA